GCGTAGAGTCTGCAATCGTTATGATCGCATTTGTAATCGTAGCAGCAGCTTTAGCTTTTGTCGTACTCAACATGGGTTTCTCTACAACACAAAAGGCAAAGACTACAATCGGATCTAGTCTAGGTGAGGCATCAAGCAGCCTGGAGATTGCAGGCAAAGTCACAGCACTTGGAAACGTAACTCAAGCAAAGCTCGAGGTAATCGGTATTCCAATCAAGATAGCTTCAGGTGGCGAATCTGTAAATCTCAACGCAGCAACTGCAGCAGTCAAATACATCAGCAACTCAGTCGAATACGACAACATCTATGCTGGAACACTGACTGAAGCAACAGACGGCGACGATGATAACGGTTCTGGAGAATGGTTATCAATGGAGCTGGCAACTGACGATGCAGCAGATGCAGACCTATACATCACAGAAGATCCATACGATGCAAACGGCATTCCAGCCAGCACAAAGGCATTCGTATACTGGACAGTCAACAACAACAACAACGACATCCTGGACCAAGGCGAGCATGCAGTACTAGCTATTGCATTCAGATCAGCCGATCAACCATCCGCACTAGACAAAGTACGCGCGGAGATCTTGATCCCAACTGGTGCAGCACTGTCAATTGAAAGACAAGTACCTTCAGTGACAACTACCGTAGTAGATCTAGGTTAGACGAGTGGAGTGTTTTTATGATCGCTCCAAGCAACCTTTTTTCTTTTTTCACTAAAACTCTTACTAGTATGCCTGAGGGATTCAGGACGTTCGTAGCAGGAAGCGCGATCGGAATTTACGCCCTGGTTCTATACGAGGCATTTCCGAGATTCCTGTTTGACATCAACTATTCGCTCT
The window above is part of the Candidatus Nitrosotenuis cloacae genome. Proteins encoded here:
- a CDS encoding archaellin/type IV pilin N-terminal domain-containing protein translates to VESAIVMIAFVIVAAALAFVVLNMGFSTTQKAKTTIGSSLGEASSSLEIAGKVTALGNVTQAKLEVIGIPIKIASGGESVNLNAATAAVKYISNSVEYDNIYAGTLTEATDGDDDNGSGEWLSMELATDDAADADLYITEDPYDANGIPASTKAFVYWTVNNNNNDILDQGEHAVLAIAFRSADQPSALDKVRAEILIPTGAALSIERQVPSVTTTVVDLG